From the genome of Tachysurus vachellii isolate PV-2020 chromosome 2, HZAU_Pvac_v1, whole genome shotgun sequence, one region includes:
- the vps25 gene encoding vacuolar protein-sorting-associated protein 25, giving the protein MSFEWPWQYNFPPFYTLQPNADTRQKQLAAWCSLTLSYCRHRKLYTMDVLEVQESPMFNNKKIERKLSVESIQVVFEELRKKGNLEWIDKNKTRCLIMWRRPEEWGKLIYQWVSKNGLVNSVFTLYELSNGDDTESEEFHGLEEWMLMRALQALQAEGKAEIITMDDGKGVKFF; this is encoded by the exons ACTACAGCCCAATGCTGACACCAGGCAGAAGCAGCTGGCGGCTTGGTGCTCTCTCACCCTGTCATACTGCAGACACAGGAAACTCTACACTATGGACGTACTGGAGGTACAGGAGAGCCCCATGTTCAACAACAAGAAGATCGAGA GAAAACTTTCCGTCGAGTCCATACAAGTCGTCTTTGAGGAACTGAGGAAAAAAG GGAACCTGGAATGgattgacaaaaacaaaacacgctGTTTAATCATGTGGCGAAGACCTGAGGAATGGGGCAAGCTGATTTATCAATGG GTGTCTAAAAATGGCTTGGTCAACTCTGTGTTTACACTTTATGAGCTGTCTAACGGCGATGACACAGAAAGCGAAG AGTTCCACGGGCTGGAGGAGTGGATGCTGATGCGTGCCCTGCAGGCCTTGCAGGCTGAAGGCAAAGCAGAGATCATCACGATGGACGATGGCAAAGGAGTCAAATTCTTCTGA